In Dermatophagoides farinae isolate YC_2012a chromosome 9, ASM2471394v1, whole genome shotgun sequence, a genomic segment contains:
- the LOC124497627 gene encoding uncharacterized protein LOC124497627 isoform X1 yields the protein MEREPADGCDFEPNIVNIQRTDGDGIETMDLNEMTILDQHRNHNSHHNNGIIDRNNNHEINNHSSSTLIDNEIENNGRESSNDNNNNDDDDDISYLRCSSLQTEDIQRRRQRQNQRQSSAGYPGLAFGSPMYSNTLFKFSIIANEIKDLKQNQLKKAESEVSTLNRRIQMIEDNLEKTEERLRITMMKLEEAQQAADESERIRKTLETKTNMEDDRISFLEAQLTQARQIAEESDKKYEEMARRIAMLEADLERAEERASKNESKAAELESELRIVGNNLKSLEANEEKAHTREQTYENRIKMLSAKLKEAETRAELTERTVQKLQSEVDRLEEDLSGEREKSQLLQEEVETTLKDIQAI from the exons atggaacGAGAACCTGCGGATGGTTGTGATTTTGAGCCAAACATTGTTAATATCCAACGTACCGATGGTGATGGTATTGAAACAATggatttaaatgaaatgacaatTCTTGATCAACATCGTAATCATAATtcacatcataataatggcaTTATTGaccgtaataataatcatgaaattaataatcattcatcatcaacattgatcgataatgaaatagaaaataatggtcgagaatcatcaaatgataataataataacgatgacgatgatgatatatcatATTTACGTTGTTCAAGCTTACAAACTGAAGACATACAACGTCgtcgacaacgacaaaatcAACGACAATCATCAGCCGGTTATCCAGGACTGGCATTCGGTTCACCAATGTATTCAAATACATTGTTTAAATTTAGCATTATTGCAAATGAGATCAAAGATTTGAAAcagaatcaattgaaaaag GCCGAATCCGAAGTATCAACATTAAATCGTCGTATACAAATGATTGAAGATAATCTGGAAAAAACTGAAGAACGTTTACgtataacgatgatgaaattagAGGAAGCACAACAAGCAGCGGATGAAAGTGAACGTATTAGAAAAacattggaaacaaaaaccaatatGGAAGATGATCGTATATCATTTTTGGAGGCACAATTAACACAGGCACGACAGATTGCTGAAGAATCGGATAAAAAATATGAAGAG atGGCTCGAAGAATTGCCATGCTTGAAGCTGATCTTGAACGTGCCGAAGAACGTGCTTCGAAAAATGAAag CAAAGCTGCCGAATTAGAAAGTGAATTGAGGATTGTTGGTAATAATCTAAAATCATTGGAagcaaatgaagaaaaagccCATACACGTGAACAAACATACGAGAATCGTATTAAAATGCTTTCGGCAAAACTTAAAGAG GCTGAAACACGTGCCGAATTGACTGAACGTACTGTTCAAAAACTACAATCAGAAGTTGATCGTCTTGAAGAAGATTTATCTGGTGAACGTGAAAAATCTCAACTACTACAAGAAGAAGTGGAAACAACATTAAAAGATATTCAGGCTATTTAA
- the LOC124497627 gene encoding uncharacterized protein LOC124497627 isoform X2 — protein sequence MANQGSLLDVLKKKMRSMKEDLEASQEAAQENHQKYQVEKRRREEAESEVSTLNRRIQMIEDNLEKTEERLRITMMKLEEAQQAADESERIRKTLETKTNMEDDRISFLEAQLTQARQIAEESDKKYEEMARRIAMLEADLERAEERASKNESKAAELESELRIVGNNLKSLEANEEKAHTREQTYENRIKMLSAKLKEAETRAELTERTVQKLQSEVDRLEEDLSGEREKSQLLQEEVETTLKDIQAI from the exons atggccaatcaAGGTTCATTGTTGGATgtgttgaagaaaaaaatgcgaTCCATGAAAGAGGATCTTGAAGCAAGTCAAGAAGCGGCAcaagaaaatcatcaaaaatatcaGGTTGAAAAACGTCGCCGTGAAGAA GCCGAATCCGAAGTATCAACATTAAATCGTCGTATACAAATGATTGAAGATAATCTGGAAAAAACTGAAGAACGTTTACgtataacgatgatgaaattagAGGAAGCACAACAAGCAGCGGATGAAAGTGAACGTATTAGAAAAacattggaaacaaaaaccaatatGGAAGATGATCGTATATCATTTTTGGAGGCACAATTAACACAGGCACGACAGATTGCTGAAGAATCGGATAAAAAATATGAAGAG atGGCTCGAAGAATTGCCATGCTTGAAGCTGATCTTGAACGTGCCGAAGAACGTGCTTCGAAAAATGAAag CAAAGCTGCCGAATTAGAAAGTGAATTGAGGATTGTTGGTAATAATCTAAAATCATTGGAagcaaatgaagaaaaagccCATACACGTGAACAAACATACGAGAATCGTATTAAAATGCTTTCGGCAAAACTTAAAGAG GCTGAAACACGTGCCGAATTGACTGAACGTACTGTTCAAAAACTACAATCAGAAGTTGATCGTCTTGAAGAAGATTTATCTGGTGAACGTGAAAAATCTCAACTACTACAAGAAGAAGTGGAAACAACATTAAAAGATATTCAGGCTATTTAA